From the Arvicola amphibius chromosome 2, mArvAmp1.2, whole genome shotgun sequence genome, one window contains:
- the LOC119807030 gene encoding vomeronasal type-1 receptor 90-like, producing MSSLKNVLNFQAGLGALVNMFLLVFYIFIILCHRPKPTDMISCQLAFIHIVLVLAGVDIWLWDIFESLDIDNDFKCKTTFYIHRVMRGLSVCVTCLLSVFQAVTISPSTSLLAKFKYKLKKYMICAFLFIWSFNLSFSSSQIFYAGAFTNVSENNQMKVTKFCSLFPMNYIIRVMILTMATSRDVFLVVVMLTTSAYMVIFLFRHQRQCKHLHCLSHPGSSPEKKATQTILLLVVFFVFMYLVDFIISSAAVLLWMYDPVNLSIQKFVMNVYPTITPLVQISSDSRVIDILKSLWSKCHKSFLKG from the coding sequence ATGTCCTCATTAAAGAATGTTCTCAATTTCCAAGCTGGACTTGGAGCCCTGGTCAATATGTTTCTCCttgttttctacattttcatAATCCTATGTCACAGACCTAAGCCCACGGACATGATCTCCTGTCAATTGGCCTTCATTCACATAGTGCTGGTCCTCGCTGGAGTGGATATTTGGCTTTGGGACATATTTGAGTCACTGGACATTGATAATGACTTCAAATGTAAGACAACCTTTTACATACATAGGGTGATGAGAGGCCTCTCTGTCTGtgtcacctgcctcctgagtgtgttccAGGCTGTCACTATCAGTCCCAGTACCTCTTTGTtggcaaaatttaaatataaactaaaaaaatacatgatttgtgctttcttatttatttggtctTTCAACTTATCATTCAGTAGCAGCCAGATCTTCTATGCTGGTGCTTTTACCAACGTTAGTGAGAACAACCAGATGAAGGTTACTAAATTCTGCTCACTCTTCCCTATGAACTACATCATCAGGGTAATGATTTTAACAATGGCAACCTCCAGAGATGTATTTCTTGTAGTAGTTATGCTGACCACAAGTGCATACATGGTGATTTTCTTGTTCAGACATCAGAGACAATGCAAGCATCTTCACTGCCTCAGCCACCCAGGTTCATCCCCTGAGAAAAAGGCCACCCAGACCATCTTGCTGCTGgtggttttctttgtgttcatgtATTTGGTGGACTTCATCATCTCATCTGCTGCAGTCCTGTTATGGATGTATGACCCAGTCAACCTGAGCATTCAGAAATTTGTGATGAATGTCTATCCCACAATTACTCCTTTGGTACAAATCAGTTCTGATAGCAGAGTAATTGATATACTGAAAAGTTTGTGGTCAAAGTGTCACAAGAGTTTTTTAAAagggtaa